One window of the Pelobates fuscus isolate aPelFus1 chromosome 12, aPelFus1.pri, whole genome shotgun sequence genome contains the following:
- the LOC134578568 gene encoding uncharacterized protein LOC134578568, whose protein sequence is MQHNYSIHIARLQRPPPVQHNDIIHIACLQRPPPMQHNYIIHIACLQRPPAVQHNYSIHIACLQQPPPVQHNDIIHIACLQRPPPVQHNYSIHIACLQRPPAVQHNYSIHIARLQRPPAMQYNYSIHIARLQRLPAVQHNYSIHIACLQRPPAVQHNYSIHIACLQRPPAVQHNYSIHIASLQRPPAVQHNYSIHIACLQRPPAVQYNYSIHTACLQRPPAVQHNYSIHIASLQRPPAVQHNYSIHIACLQRPPAVQHNYSIHIACLQRPPAVQHNYSIHIARLQRPPAMQHNYSIHIECLQRPPPVQHNYIIHIACLQQPPPVQHNYSIHIACLQRPPAVQHNYIIHIACLQRPPAVQHNYSIHIACLQRPPAVQHNYSLHIASLQRPPAVQHKYSIHIARLQRPPAVQHIYSIHIACLQRPPAVQHNYSIHIACLQQPPPMQHNYSIHIACLQRLPPVQHNYSIHIACLQRPPAVQHNYSLHIASLQRPPAVQHNYSIHIACLQRPPAVQHNYSIHIACLHPCSTIISFI, encoded by the coding sequence ATGCAGCACAATTATAGCATTCATATAGCACGCCTCCAACGACCTCCACCCGTGCAGCACAATGATATCATTCATATAGCATGCCTCCAACGACCTCCACCCATGCAGCACAATTATATCATTCATATAGCATGCCTCCAACGACCTCCAGCCGTGCAGCACAATTATAGCATTCATATAGCCTGCCTCCAACAACCTCCACCCGTGCAGCACAATGATATCATTCATATAGCATGCCTCCAACGACCTCCACCCGTGCAGCACAATTATAGCATTCATATAGCCTGCCTCCAACGACCTCCAGCCGTGCAGCACAATTATAGCATTCATATAGCACGCCTCCAACGACCTCCAGCCATGCAGTACAATTATAGCATTCATATAGCACGCCTCCAACGACTTCCAGCCGTGCAGCACAACTATAGCATTCATATAGCATGCCTCCAACGACCTCCAGCTGTGCAGCACAATTATAGCATTCATATAGCATGCCTCCAACGACCTCCAGCTGTGCAGCACAATTATAGCATTCATATAGCAAGCCTCCAACGACCTCCAGCCGTGCAGCACAATTATAGCATTCATATAGCATGCCTCCAACGACCTCCAGCCGTGCAGTACAATTATAGCATTCATACAGCATGCCTCCAACGACCTCCAGCCGTGCAGCACAATTATAGCATTCATATAGCAAGCCTCCAACGACCTCCAGCCGTGCAGCACAATTATAGCATTCATATAGCATGCCTCCAACGACCTCCAGCCGTGCAGCACAATTATAGCATTCATATAGCATGCCTCCAACGACCTCCAGCCGTGCAGCACAATTATAGCATTCATATAGCACGCCTCCAACGACCTCCAGCCATGCAGCACAATTATAGCATTCATATTGAATGCCTCCAACGACCTCCACCCGTGCAGCACAATTATATCATTCATATAGCATGCCTCCAACAACCTCCACCCGTGCAGCACAATTATAGCATTCATATAGCATGCCTCCAACGACCTCCAGCTGTGCAGCACAATTATATCATTCATATAGCATGCCTCCAACGACCTCCAGCCGTGCAGCACAATTATAGCATTCATATAGCATGCCTCCAACGACCTCCAGCCGTGCAGCACAATTATAGCCTTCATATAGCAAGCCTCCAACGACCTCCAGCCGTGCAGCACAAATATAGCATTCATATAGCACGCCTCCAACGACCTCCAGCCGTGCAGCACATTTATAGCATTCATATAGCCTGCCTCCAACGACCTCCAGCCGTGCAGCACAATTATAGCATTCATATAGCCTGCCTCCAACAACCTCCACCCATGCAGCACAATTATAGCATTCATATAGCCTGCCTCCAACGACTTCCACCCGTGCAGCACAATTATAGCATTCATATAGCATGCCTCCAACGACCTCCAGCCGTGCAGCACAATTATAGCCTTCATATAGCAAGCCTCCAACGACCTCCAGCCGTGCAGCACAATTATAGCATTCATATAGCATGCCTCCAACGACCTCCAGCCGTGCAGCACAATTATAGCATTCATATAGCATGCCTCCACCCGTGCAGCACAATTATATCATTCATATAG